Genomic segment of Deltaproteobacteria bacterium:
CGTGAGCTCCTGCTTCTTGAACTGCATGCTCGGCGTCTCCCAGCCGGGGTGCGCGCCGTCCGCGAGCAGGCAGTGCTTGCACTTCGCGTTGCAGGCGTCGGCGATGAAGTACACCATGTACGCCGGCATCGCGCCCTTCTTCGAGAACATCTTGCTGCCGTGCCGCAGGTAGTCCAGGTAGCCCATCAGGAAGTCCTCCTAGTACTTCTTACCGCCGAGATAGGTTGCGATGCCGACGGCGCTGCCCGCGCCGGCGGCGAGAAGCTCGATGATGAGCAGGCCGCAGCTCAGCCCCCACGTACGCACCCCGCCGTGCGCGCGAATGAGCCTGAGAAACGTGATGTTTAGCACGAGAATGGTCATCAGGGCGAGAAAATTCGCGACCAGCAGCGTCCGGTTGCCGAGCGCCATGCCGACCAGCAAGAGCAGGACTGCGAGGCCCGCGAGCGGCACGCTCACGATGTACCCCGTCGGCACCGACGTATCATTGGTCCCGATTCCGTCGGCGCTTTTGCGAAGCTTCAGGCGCGCAAGCGACATAGAGCGTAGGAAGTCGACTCGCAGGAGACCCGCGAGGTCGTAGCCCTTCACGTGCTCGACCTCGAGATCGGGAAAAACCTGGACCCGATAGCCCAGGCGCGCGAGCTTCTGACCGTAGTCGGTGTCCTCGATGTTGGGATCGGCGTAGTTGGCGTCGAATCCGCCGGAGGCGATGAAGACGTCGCGCCGGATGGCGGCCGCGGTCGTGTAGAAGAGCGGCACGTCTTCACCCGCCCGCCGCACGTACGTGTAGTGCATCCAGAGGTTCTTGTAGACGCTGCAGAGATTCCGGAACCGCATCGTCGGCGACTGCACCGCCATCAGGCCCGAAAGACCCGCGTCGCGGTCGAAGGCAGCGACGAGGCGCGCCAGCGTGTCGGGCCTGACGACGACGTCCGAGTCGATGAAGAAGACGATGTCGCCGCGCGACTGCTCGACGCCCTTGTTGCGGGCGCGCCCCGGACCGAGCCGGCCGCCGCTCGGGACGACGCGGGCGCCGTGTCCGGCCGCGATCTCGCGCGAGCGATCGGTCGAGCTGTCGTCGACGACGACGATCTCGTACTCGCGATACGTGCTCGCGTTCACCGCCGCGAGACATTCTCCGAGCAAGCGCTCGGCGTTGTAGACCGGCATCACGACCGAGATGCGCGGCGCCGTCGCCGTGAGGCTGGAGGGGGAACCAGTGGGGGGCATGCAGCTCCTCTATTCGATGTGCTCGTGGAGGTCGGCGTAGGGGTCGACGGCCGCCGCGACGTTCGAGTCCATGGCGCTCATCGCCGCTTCGAGCTCGTCCTCCATGCCGGTCACGCGTTGCGGCTCGCGCTCGGCGAGATTCTGCTCCTCGCCGGGATCCTTCCCGAGGTCGAAGAGGAAGCGCTCGCCGCGCGAGGTGGAGATCAGCTTGTACGGCCCCTCGTAGATGACCCGCAGCGCGCGGTTGTAGACCTCGCCGTAGAACGACACGAACTCGGGATTGATGTGCTCCTCCGCGAGGCTGTCGTGCGCGACCTGCTGGAGGGGCGAGCCCTGGACCCCGCCCGGAAGCGGCGCGCCGATCGTCTGAAGGACGGTCGGCAGGATGTCGACGAGCTGCACGGAATCGGCGACGACGCCCTTCGGACGCGAAGCCCCGGGAAGCTTCACGACCATCGGGACGCGCAGCAGCCCTTCGTACATCATGCGGCCGCCGTGTCCGACGATGTCGTGCTCGCCGAGCAGCTCGCCGTGGTCCGCGGTCACCACGATGAGCGCGTTCTCGTAGCGGCCGCGCTCCTTGAGCTCCGCCACGAGCTCGCCGAGCGCCGCGTCCATCGCGAGGATCTGCCCGTCGTAGTTGGCCGCGACGAAATCGCGCTCATCCTTGCTGAGGTTGGCCGGTACGGCGTGCGTGAAGAGACCCTTGCGCGCGAGACGCGCGGCGTCTGGAAGCTCGCGCGCCCAGAGATCGTACGGCGGCGCCGCGATCCAGTGATGCGGCTCGAGATAGTTCATGAAGACGAACGCGGGACGGCCCGCCGGCACCTTGTCGAGCCACGCGAGGGCGGCCCCGTTGATCTCCTGGGCGCTCCGGAACGGCTTCTTCATGAAGGCCGGCGAGAACTGCTGCATGAAGCCGACGACGTGCGGGATGGGCCGCAGCAGAAGCTCCGGATGATCCTCGTAGCGCTGGAACC
This window contains:
- a CDS encoding glycosyltransferase family 2 protein; amino-acid sequence: MPPTGSPSSLTATAPRISVVMPVYNAERLLGECLAAVNASTYREYEIVVVDDSSTDRSREIAAGHGARVVPSGGRLGPGRARNKGVEQSRGDIVFFIDSDVVVRPDTLARLVAAFDRDAGLSGLMAVQSPTMRFRNLCSVYKNLWMHYTYVRRAGEDVPLFYTTAAAIRRDVFIASGGFDANYADPNIEDTDYGQKLARLGYRVQVFPDLEVEHVKGYDLAGLLRVDFLRSMSLARLKLRKSADGIGTNDTSVPTGYIVSVPLAGLAVLLLLVGMALGNRTLLVANFLALMTILVLNITFLRLIRAHGGVRTWGLSCGLLIIELLAAGAGSAVGIATYLGGKKY